The Leptospirillum ferriphilum region CATTTCTCCAGCGAGAGGGGCTTTTGTTTCTTTCATCTTGGCCTTGATCAGGGAATGACCTGCTTTCCACATCAACGGTTTCCCTCCCATTCGGGCAACTTCATCATAGAGAATCCGGGATGCCTTGACTTCCGAGAGGATTACCGAGCCCGGACGGGATTCCAGGACCTGCTGTGCGAACAACAGAAGAAGCTGATCCCCAAATAGAATGTGTCCCGATTCTGTCACGACGCCGATCCGGTCGGAGTCTCCGTCAAAGGCGATTCCAAGGTCCGCCTGGTTTTTTTTGACGTGGGCGATCAGGTCGGAGAGATTTTCCGGGACAGTCGGGTCCGGATGATGGTGCGGAAAATGTCCGTCCGGATCCTGGTAAAGGCAGTGCAATTCGATTCCCAGGGGGGAGAAAAGATCCTGTGCGACGAGTCCTGCTGTTCCGTTCCCGCAATCAAGGACCACGCGCAGGGGACGATTGTGAAAAAGTGGCAGCTTTCCAAAGTTGGTGGTCATTTCCGAAAGATAAGTTTCCCGTATGGGAGAGTTTGTCCGAACCCCTTTTTTGGAGGGATGACCGTTGGTGGAGGGGGTAAAAGAGGTCCGTTTTCGGATTTCCTGAATGGTGTTGCCGAAAATGGTCTCCTTCCCGATGGCCATCTTGATGCCATTGTCGGCGGAGGGGTTATGACTTCCGGTGATCATGACGCCTCCGTCCACCGGAAGCTTGAAAAGAGAAAAATAGAGGAGAGGAGTCGGAACCTTGCCGACGTCAAGAACGTCGATTCCCGACGCCAGGAGGGCCTCTTCCATTGATCGCGCGATTCTTGGCGAAGACAGCCGGACGTCCTGTCCAAGAGCCACCCGTTTTCCGCCAGACTCTTTCAGAAGAGAGGCATAGGCCTTTCCGATCGAATAAACAGTCGCATCCGAAAGGTCGCGGTCTGCATTTCCCCGAATGTCGTATTCCCGAAAAATCTTTGGATCAGGATGAATCATGATTTTTCTCCCGCGGCCGGACCTGTGCGGGTTTCTTCTGTCTGCCTCTGATAGTCGTCCGAAAATCGGATGATGTCGTCCTCTTCAAGGTATTCCCCGTTCTGCACCTCGATGATGACAAGAGGAACCTTGCCGGGATTTTCGATCCGATGACGCGTGGTTTTCGGAATGTCGATGC contains the following coding sequences:
- a CDS encoding phosphomannomutase/phosphoglucomutase; this encodes MIHPDPKIFREYDIRGNADRDLSDATVYSIGKAYASLLKESGGKRVALGQDVRLSSPRIARSMEEALLASGIDVLDVGKVPTPLLYFSLFKLPVDGGVMITGSHNPSADNGIKMAIGKETIFGNTIQEIRKRTSFTPSTNGHPSKKGVRTNSPIRETYLSEMTTNFGKLPLFHNRPLRVVLDCGNGTAGLVAQDLFSPLGIELHCLYQDPDGHFPHHHPDPTVPENLSDLIAHVKKNQADLGIAFDGDSDRIGVVTESGHILFGDQLLLLFAQQVLESRPGSVILSEVKASRILYDEVARMGGKPLMWKAGHSLIKAKMKETKAPLAGEMSGHIFFADRYYGYDDALYAGIRLLELLTLRQKSLSELLAPFPKAVSTPEIRRDSTDERKFLVVSRLREILLQKKYTFSDIDGVRINFSDGWGLVRASNTQPVLVLRFEGPTPERRDAIQEEIEALLSEAEKTLPPNL